A segment of the Desulfofundulus kuznetsovii DSM 6115 genome:
CGGTCCATCATGAACTCCAGCGGGTTGTTTATAAGCACGTCGTACTCGTCGGCTTTCATGTATTCGTCCTCGACAAATTGAAACTGGGTCCTGGGAGGCAGGTCACGCCCGGGGAGTTTATACGTTTTACAGCCCACTGCATCGTAAAGGGGCCCCCAAATCCTGTTGTCACGGAGGACGTCTACTTCCGGGAAGTCCCGAATAAAAGCCTCTTCCGCCCGGAGCCATTTTTCGCTGTCATAGATGGTCTCCTGTTTTGTATTTCCCGAATATACCTCAGCAAAATAGTTGCTGCCCGTTGCTATCGGCATCCGGTCAGTCTTTTCCAGGGCAATGGTGGCCTGATAGCGACCAAGCCTTTGTTCGTAGAGCTGTTTAATCTCTTCCGACATTGTAAAACCTCCCATTAATTAATTTTGTTTTGTATTAAACTGTAATACCGGTTTATCCCCCGGCAGGGTTATGTGCGGGTCTTTTCTGTTTTACTGTTATGCCCGTTTATTTTCCGGCCTCACAGGGAGCAATAGCAATATACCAAGCAGGGGGCCGGCAGCCATAAGCCACCATACTGATTCAAAACTCCCTGTAAAGTCAATTGACCAGCCGAGCACCACAGGACCAATCATAGGAGCAAGCTGGAAAATGAAGTTGGCTGTTCCGTTGGCTGTGGCAGCCCATTCCTTGCCGGCAAACTCTGAAATTAACACTGTAAGATGCGGGTTGGCCAGGTAAGAACAAAATCCGAAAATAAAACCCAGGGTGCTCAGCATCGTAATTGAAGTCTGGTAGCCAAAAGCTATTGTCAGGGGAATTATCAGGGCATAGGAGAGTATAAGGATGTTCTTTCGCTGACCTATTCTGTCAGAGATGTATCCGGACACCAAAGGAGCCAGGACACCACCTATTCCGTAAAAGATCATTACTAAACCGGCTGCCTGTACAGTATATCCCAACTTCTTTATGTAGGCGTTTGCCCAGGTAGCGGTGCCCAACTCCACCCACATCAGGCAGAAACCTGCCAGTGCAGTAAAAATCAGGTCTTTGCTCCCAAAAACAACCCTAAATCCACCGAACATGCTTTCACTGCTTTTAATCTCATTGGAGGTTCGAACCAAAATAAATATTAAAATACCTACAGCAGCGGTTGCCAGTCCTATTGCCTGGAATGCTCCCTGCCAGCCAACAGATTTATTAAGTGCAGGCACAATATAGTTCGATAAAACTATACCACCCGAGGGAGCAGCCAGCATAATTCCAAAGGCCGTACCGCGTTCCCTGGCTGGGAACCATTCCATCAATGCACGCGCACAGGCGGCATATACGGCTCCTGCACCAAGGCCGGTAATAAATCTAAGCCAGAATCCCATGTCAAACGTGATCATATACCCCATAGCGAAAGTGCTTATACCTTCAATGATCAGGCTCAACGCAAGGATCGTGCGCACCCCGAAACGGTCTGCCAGCACTCCCGCCGGGATCTGGGTTATGATATATCCAAAATAAAATGCGCTCATAAACGCCCCAGCCTGGGTCATCTTCATACCCAATACAGGCACTACCACTGGAATAAGCGGTGGCCAGGAAAACCTGGTAATAAATGTGAACAGGAAACAGCTAAACATAAGAATAAGGATTACCCACCGGTAACGATTTACTTCCTTACTTTCAACAGCGGTCGCTGTTGCCATAATCAATTACCCCACTTTCTTTTTGTTATTTTTAACTTTTCTACCAGTAGATACCTCCTAAAATTTAATCACGTCACCTTGTACACCCCCCTTGAATACCATAGATGTATATACATCTATGCAATTATACAATTCTCGATATTTCGAAATTTTCCTCCTGGGTCTTTAATTTTTATCAAAAAAATTTGCCCCTCAAAAATTTTTTGAGGAGCAAAAGGATTGGCAACTATATGTAGAAAAAACGCCCCTCTGAAAGTTCGCCCTCTTTGTGGAGTGAATCGAGCGGGGCATCGTATTTACCGTGACGTGGTGGGAGCCAGCGGCATCCAGGGGTATTCAGACGTCTCTCCTGGTAAATACCGCCACTGCCCCCGCCAGGGCGATCGCCAGATAGATGACGGTGTAGACGACCATTGCCCCGCTTGGAGAATTGGCGCTGCCAAAAGGCGTCATGGAAAGAGGTAAGCCAGTGTTTAAGGTGGAGCCGGGTGGTAATACAAACCCCGGCGCCTGCGCATTACACCGCGTTACGGCCGGGGGTACCGCCTGTAAAACGCTGGTATTCAGCACTTCCGCCCAGTTGACGTGTCCCCGGTTGGCTTGTTAAAATGGAAAAGGAGAGTAAGACTAAGTAAGAAAGTTAGAATGGGGTGAGCTAAAACCATGAACCTTATACGAATTCGCTCCAAAGGACAGATAACGCTTCCCCTTCCGGTCCGCAGGGCCGTGCAAGCCGACATCGGCGACTACCTCGTGTGCGAGGTCCGGGGGGACAGCGTGATCCTGCGCAAGGCGCCCGTCTACCCCCGCGCCAGCTTTGACGACGCCATCTGGCGGCTGGTGGGTTCCGCGGAGGATAAGGAAGGAAGAGAAGATGTGTCCGTCGATAAGCACAAATACCTGGGGGATGAGCTGTGAGGGTGCTGGTAGATTCCAGCGCGATAGCAGCCCTGATCCTGCGGAACGACCAGCGGCATCCTGAAGCGGTCCGGGCTCTCCGCTATTTCACCGAGAAGGGGGCCGAACTGGTCCTCACAAACTTCATCGTCGCCGAGACGTACAACCTCCTTGCGGCCAGGGCATACCCGGCAAAAGCCAGAGAATGGCTGCTGGCAAACACCTGGCCCGTGGAGAGGGTTTCGGAAGAAGACGAAAAAGAGGCCCGTCGTATCTTAGAAAAATACGCCGACAAGGATTTTTCCTATACCGACGCCACCAGCTTCGCCCTCATGACCCGCCTCTCCTTCGACCTGGCTTTCACCTACGACCGGCACTTCACCCAGTACGGGCTGCGCACCCAGGAAGACCTGCTGGCCCGAGGAGAAATTTAAGCGATTTTTAGCCGCCGCGTGCCCGGAAAGATAAGACCCGGAGACTCTAAAGTCCGGGCATTTTTTTTAAACCCGTCCGCCGCTTTTTTTTGCACCTCCCGGGTTGTCTTGCTCGATTTTCACGGCCTTACAGTCCTCCTTTCAAGCCTGATTTTGGACACGAAAGCCTTTACAGTCAACACAAGGAACATTGTCATGCGCTGTTGCTTTTTGTTCGGGAACTGTGAAACAGGGGCATCCTGGTACCCATCCGCCTGCCCACGGGCCAGAAGCGGTGCAGGAGGGGTTATGTCCATGGATGCTATTCACTGTAATACTTCCGGCAAATACTCTCCCTGTTTGACCGCACGTCCTCCAGGTAGGGCCATCTCTGGCGGACCTTGCTCACCAGGGACAGATCCAGGTCGAAGTAATATACCCCCGGTTCCCGGCCACAGGATAACAGGGTATACCCGTCGGGATAGGCCAAAAAACTTTCCCCCTGCACTTCCCGGCCGTCGGGGTAGCTGGTCGCGGTATTGTTGGCTGCAACCACAAAAACAGTGTTCTCACAGGCCCGGGTGATGCCAACGCTTTGCCAGAGGGGCATCCGGGCAGCCGGGATATTGGCCGGGTTCAAGATTAACAATGCCCCCCTTAAGGCCAGGCTGCGCACTATTTCCGGGTACATGATATCCACACACACCGCCACACCGAGAGATGTGCCCCGGTGCTGGATCACGGGCAATAAACTGCCGGGCTTTACATAACTCCTTTCGCCAATGGCCTGGGAGGGGAACTGTTTTTCAAAGAAAACGGGGGCGGATAGTTCGCCGCCCAGGATCATGCCCCGGGAATAAATGCCTCCTTCCGCCCGGACATACTGGGCCCCGGAAATAAGGATGGGGTTGGGAGACGGGCCGCCGGTGACAGGGGTACCCCCCGGGATATACCCTCCGGACTTGCCCCGGGAGAGGATGGCTCCGTAGAATAACTTAATAATGATCTCCTGGTAATCATCCCAGTCAATCACTGTTGCTCCCAGCCAGTCCTCCGGCAGCAAAACCACATCTACGTCCGCGGTAATTTCATCCAGAAATTTGTGCATTTGAGCGATGTTCTGATCAAGATTTGTTCTATCCCTGGGGAATTGAATAATGGCCAGTTTTAAACAGGACATCATTTCTCCTCCTCAGTGTAATTCGTGGCCGGCGCGGGGTTTTACGGTGTTGGCTTAATCCTCTTAAAACCGTCCTTTTTCCCTGGCGATGCGGGCGAACTGCTCCCGTTTGTCGGCTGGCGGTACGTGCAATTTTGACCTGCGGGACATGCCCAGTGCGCCGGTGGGGCAGGCGGATGCGCACACGCCGCAGCCTATACACAGGCCTTCGTCCACCACCGCAATTCTCGCTCCTTTTTTTTCTGCAAGCGATATAGCGTTAATGTGGCAGCTTTCGGTGCAGGTACCGCAGCCAACGCAATTGTCTTCCTCCACCTTTGGCAGGAAATTACTGGGGTGAACGGCCCTGATTCCCGACTCGTTGATGGCGCGCAACACTCCGCAGCAACACCCGCAACAGTGACAAATGTAGGCAGGTTTGTTCAGCACGTTGTCGCCCAGGTGAACCAGTCCCAGTTTTTCCGTCCGGTCCAGTACCCGCAGCAGGTCGTCGACACTGGCCGGTTTCGCCATGCCCCTGTGCACCAGCCAGCGGCCCGCGTTGCCCAGCGACACGCAAACGTCATCCACCGGTGCGTCGCAGGCCGTGCCCAGGTGGGCGGCCTTGTGGCGACACGAGCACATGCCCAGCGCGCCGCCCCCGGACTGGCGGATAATCTCCGAGGCCCTTTCGTAACTCAATACCTCGGTCTCCACCACAGCCGGAATCAGACTTTCGTACACCAGGGCTTGAAACATCTTGGTGTCGCCGCCGAATATCTCCTCCCGCACCCCGTCGCTTTGAAAATACTTTTCAAACAACTCCGCCAGTTCCTTCATGTTCACGCCGTCCCTGACCCGCATGAAAGTGTACTCAAAAAAACCCACTATCATCGGTGCCAGCATGTAATAGGTGCCGTCCCGGCGGGGCAAATCCAGCACCAGCCCCTTGTCGGCCATTTTTTCCAGCGTTTCTTTCAACTCGCTCTTCTTCATTCCGGTAGCTTCGGCAATTTTTTCTATGGGCACGGGCAGGAGCGGAAAACTGGCGCCCACCTCCGCCTCGGTCACTGTATAAAGACGATGCAATATTTCCATCAAATACTCGTTAACCGGCGCACCCACCGGATTTCTGTTCAGGCGCTCAGCCAGAGCCCGGTAAACTTCCTCCTTCGCGTTAACCAGGTGACCCACAATCCGTTCCCCCTTTAACAATTTTTGTATTCCCCCGCATAATTGCCATAAAAATTATATGTGCACAAATAATCTTGCTGAAAAATTAATCAAGTATATCGCCAAGACGGCCAAGTACTTTTAAAAACACGTTAAAATCCTCTTCAGAAAAGTGTTCCCTTATTTCCCGGTCCAGTTTTTCGGCCAGCTCGATCATGGCCGTTCCATTTTTCCTGGCTTTATCCGTTAAAAATACCAGCAGCGAACGGCGGTCTTCGGGGTCGTCCCTCCTTTCCACATACCCCCCCCTTTCCATCCGGTCCAGAATTCCGGTGAGTGTTGAGCCGTCTATGTTCACACTTTTAGCCAGGTCTTTGAATTTCATGCCGTCGTTTTGCCACAGGGCGTTAAGCACGTAAAACTGCACCGGCG
Coding sequences within it:
- a CDS encoding AbrB/MazE/SpoVT family DNA-binding domain-containing protein, translated to MNLIRIRSKGQITLPLPVRRAVQADIGDYLVCEVRGDSVILRKAPVYPRASFDDAIWRLVGSAEDKEGREDVSVDKHKYLGDEL
- a CDS encoding carbon-nitrogen hydrolase family protein, encoding MSCLKLAIIQFPRDRTNLDQNIAQMHKFLDEITADVDVVLLPEDWLGATVIDWDDYQEIIIKLFYGAILSRGKSGGYIPGGTPVTGGPSPNPILISGAQYVRAEGGIYSRGMILGGELSAPVFFEKQFPSQAIGERSYVKPGSLLPVIQHRGTSLGVAVCVDIMYPEIVRSLALRGALLILNPANIPAARMPLWQSVGITRACENTVFVVAANNTATSYPDGREVQGESFLAYPDGYTLLSCGREPGVYYFDLDLSLVSKVRQRWPYLEDVRSNRESICRKYYSE
- a CDS encoding type II toxin-antitoxin system VapC family toxin, with translation MRVLVDSSAIAALILRNDQRHPEAVRALRYFTEKGAELVLTNFIVAETYNLLAARAYPAKAREWLLANTWPVERVSEEDEKEARRILEKYADKDFSYTDATSFALMTRLSFDLAFTYDRHFTQYGLRTQEDLLARGEI
- a CDS encoding MFS transporter; amino-acid sequence: MATATAVESKEVNRYRWVILILMFSCFLFTFITRFSWPPLIPVVVPVLGMKMTQAGAFMSAFYFGYIITQIPAGVLADRFGVRTILALSLIIEGISTFAMGYMITFDMGFWLRFITGLGAGAVYAACARALMEWFPARERGTAFGIMLAAPSGGIVLSNYIVPALNKSVGWQGAFQAIGLATAAVGILIFILVRTSNEIKSSESMFGGFRVVFGSKDLIFTALAGFCLMWVELGTATWANAYIKKLGYTVQAAGLVMIFYGIGGVLAPLVSGYISDRIGQRKNILILSYALIIPLTIAFGYQTSITMLSTLGFIFGFCSYLANPHLTVLISEFAGKEWAATANGTANFIFQLAPMIGPVVLGWSIDFTGSFESVWWLMAAGPLLGILLLLPVRPENKRA
- a CDS encoding MarR family winged helix-turn-helix transcriptional regulator; protein product: MRKVQRYYENNLAPYGITPVQFYVLNALWQNDGMKFKDLAKSVNIDGSTLTGILDRMERGGYVERRDDPEDRRSLLVFLTDKARKNGTAMIELAEKLDREIREHFSEEDFNVFLKVLGRLGDILD
- a CDS encoding 4Fe-4S dicluster domain-containing protein, producing the protein MGHLVNAKEEVYRALAERLNRNPVGAPVNEYLMEILHRLYTVTEAEVGASFPLLPVPIEKIAEATGMKKSELKETLEKMADKGLVLDLPRRDGTYYMLAPMIVGFFEYTFMRVRDGVNMKELAELFEKYFQSDGVREEIFGGDTKMFQALVYESLIPAVVETEVLSYERASEIIRQSGGGALGMCSCRHKAAHLGTACDAPVDDVCVSLGNAGRWLVHRGMAKPASVDDLLRVLDRTEKLGLVHLGDNVLNKPAYICHCCGCCCGVLRAINESGIRAVHPSNFLPKVEEDNCVGCGTCTESCHINAISLAEKKGARIAVVDEGLCIGCGVCASACPTGALGMSRRSKLHVPPADKREQFARIAREKGRF